CTGACGGTAAATTAACCAATGAAAATTATGTTATCTGTAATGGCTTTAAAAGAGAAAAATATATAGATAACATTGCAAGATTAATAAATGGCGGTCATCAAAATTGTATCCCAATTATTGATAATTATGAAGAAATAGATTTATTAACCGATGTAATAAATGATACGTTCAAAGTAGGTATTCGTATAGCGTCTGAGGAAGAGCCTAAGTTCGAATTCTATACTTCTAGGTTGGGTATTGGATATAAAAATATTGTACCGTTTTACGAAAGCCAAATAAAAGATAATGATAAAGTAGAGCTTAAAATGCTGCACTTTTTTATCAATACAGGTATTAGGGATAATGCCTATTATTGGAACGAATTGGTAAAATGTCTTAAAGTATATGTTCGTTTAAAAAAGATTTGTCCCTCGTTAGATAGTTTAAATATTGGCGGAGGTTTCCCTATAAAAAATTCTTTGCAGTTTGATTATGACTATCAATACATGATAGACGAAATCTTGAACCAAATTAGTATTACCTGTTCTGAAGCTGATGTTCCCGTACCTAATATTTTTACAGAATTCGGTAGTTTTACCGTAGGTGAAAGTGGTGGTGCCATTTATGAGATTCTGTATCAAAAACAACAGAATGATCGTGAAAAATGGAATATGATCGATTCCTCCTTTATAACAACATTACCAGATACTTGGGCAATTAATAAACGTTTTATTATGTTACCAATTAATCGTTGGCATGATGAGTATGAACGTGTACTTTTAGGGGGGCTTACCTGCGATAGTGATGATTATTACAACAGTGAGCAGAACATGAACGCTATTTATTTGCCAAAATACAGAAAAGACAAACCTTTGTATATAGGCTTTTTTAATACAGGAGCTTACCAAGAATCCATAGGGGGTTATGGCGGATTGCAACATTGCTTAATACCACAGCCAAAACATATTTTGATTGATAAGGATGAAAATGGTAATTTCACACATAAACTCTTTAGAGCCCAGCAAAAAGCAGAAGACCTATTAGATATTTTAGGTTATGATGTTGAAATAAGTAATGAATAGTATATTTTGGTCTAATAAAACGATAAGCATTGAATAACGTATATAATTGAACAGTTTCTATAAAAACCACTTAATAATAGCTAATATATCATGAGTACATCTAAGAATTATGCCGGTATTTCCGATGAATTCGCCCAACTAGAGAAATCTAAAATTATCTTGATTCCTGTTCCCTATGACGGAACCAGTACTTGGGGCAAAGGAGCAGATAAAGGACCTGAAGCTTTTTTAGAAGCTTCTGAAAACATGGAATTGTATGATATAGAAACCGATTCTGAAGTTTACAAACAAGGTATTCACTTAACAGACCCTATAACTGAAAACAGTTCGCCAGAGGCAATGGTAAATGAAGTTCATAATATTACGAAAGACTTTATAAAACGTAATAAATTTGTAACTCTTTTTGGTGGAGAACATTCAGTATCTATTGGATCTATTCGTGCATTTAACGAATGTTTTGATGACCTTACAGTATTGCAGATAGATGCTCATGCAGACCTTAGGGAATCTTATGAAGGTACAAAGTATAACCATGCTTGTGCTGTATATGAAGCTAACCAAACTACAAATTTGGTACAGGTTGGTATTCGTTCTATGGATGTCATTGAAAAAACCTTAATGGATGATGAGAAAACATTTTTTGCCCATGACATGGTTAATGATGAATATTGGACAGATAAAGTGATCGAAGCAATGACCGACAATGTTTTTATAACATTTGACTTAGATGCTCTTGACCCCTCTATAATGCCGTCTACAGGAACTCCAGAACCAGGTGGTTTGCTTTGGTACGAAACGTTAGATTTTCTAAAGCAAGTATTTGAAGATAAGAATGTTGTAGGTTTTGATATTGTAGAGCTTTGCCCCAATAAAAACGATAAATCATCAAATTTCTTAGCAGCAAAACTTTATTATAAAATGCTTAGCTATAAATTTGCAGGGCAAGATATAGATCAAGAGTACGATAATACTTTTGATGTAGATTATAAATCAAATACGAATTCAAAATTTGAAGATGACGAAGAATAAAGGTGCTATCACTAATTTTATTGAAAAGTATTATTTACATTTTAACGCAGCTGCATTAGTTGACGCTGCAAAAGGTTACGAAGACCAACTAAATAATGGAGCCAAAATGTTGGTGTCATTAGCAGGTGCAATGTCTACCGCTGAAATCGGTAAAATATTTGCTGAGGTTATTCGTCAAGATAAAGTTCAAATCATATCTTGTACAGGTGCAAACCTAGAAGAAGATATTATGAACTTGGTTGCCCATTCTCATTACAAACGTGTGCCTAACTATAGAGATTTAACGCCGCAAGATGAGTGGGACCTACTAGAAAAAGGCTTAAATAGAGTAACGGATACATGCATACCAGAAGAAGAGGCATTTAGAAGATTACAGGAGCATATTTTTAAAATATGGAAAGATGCAGACACTAAAGGCGAGCGTTTTTTACCTCATGAGTTTATGTACAAAATGTTACTTTCTGGAGTTTTAGAGG
The genomic region above belongs to Maribacter hydrothermalis and contains:
- a CDS encoding type III PLP-dependent enzyme domain-containing protein; the protein is MNTKYIDLIDQTYYFPQEEFNLEGEHLQFHGIPLHDLVQEYGSPLKFTYLPKISENILRAKNWFTNALEKNNYKGKYHYCYCTKSSHFKHVMHEALKNDIHMETSSAFDIDIVEKLKADGKLTNENYVICNGFKREKYIDNIARLINGGHQNCIPIIDNYEEIDLLTDVINDTFKVGIRIASEEEPKFEFYTSRLGIGYKNIVPFYESQIKDNDKVELKMLHFFINTGIRDNAYYWNELVKCLKVYVRLKKICPSLDSLNIGGGFPIKNSLQFDYDYQYMIDEILNQISITCSEADVPVPNIFTEFGSFTVGESGGAIYEILYQKQQNDREKWNMIDSSFITTLPDTWAINKRFIMLPINRWHDEYERVLLGGLTCDSDDYYNSEQNMNAIYLPKYRKDKPLYIGFFNTGAYQESIGGYGGLQHCLIPQPKHILIDKDENGNFTHKLFRAQQKAEDLLDILGYDVEISNE
- the speB gene encoding agmatinase, translating into MSTSKNYAGISDEFAQLEKSKIILIPVPYDGTSTWGKGADKGPEAFLEASENMELYDIETDSEVYKQGIHLTDPITENSSPEAMVNEVHNITKDFIKRNKFVTLFGGEHSVSIGSIRAFNECFDDLTVLQIDAHADLRESYEGTKYNHACAVYEANQTTNLVQVGIRSMDVIEKTLMDDEKTFFAHDMVNDEYWTDKVIEAMTDNVFITFDLDALDPSIMPSTGTPEPGGLLWYETLDFLKQVFEDKNVVGFDIVELCPNKNDKSSNFLAAKLYYKMLSYKFAGQDIDQEYDNTFDVDYKSNTNSKFEDDEE
- a CDS encoding deoxyhypusine synthase family protein encodes the protein MTKNKGAITNFIEKYYLHFNAAALVDAAKGYEDQLNNGAKMLVSLAGAMSTAEIGKIFAEVIRQDKVQIISCTGANLEEDIMNLVAHSHYKRVPNYRDLTPQDEWDLLEKGLNRVTDTCIPEEEAFRRLQEHIFKIWKDADTKGERFLPHEFMYKMLLSGVLEEYYEIDLKDSWMYAAAEKNLPIICPGWEDSTMGNIFASYVMKGELKASTMKSGIEYMTFLADWYTANSENGIGFFQIGGGIAGDFPICVVPMLYQDMERTDTPFWSYFCQISDSTTSYGSYSGAVPNEKITWGKLDINTPKYIIESDATIVAPLIFAYLLDM